The sequence ACCTTTTTCAGCTGAGGATTTTAAAAAGAAAATAGAACATCTGTGCGCCGCTTAAAAGATGATTTTCAATGTCTTTGCAGAAGTAGAATTCTTAGGAGTGAGATAATGGAAAATATTTTAGCTATGCTTTCAGAAGCTACTAAGGAAGTTTTTCAAACAATGATGTCATACGACATAGACACATATCAGGAAAAATTGGATGAATTTGCCGATAAGATTCATATGAGCACGATCATTACATTAGATGGCACAATAAAAGGAGCGCTTGTTTTTCATTGCTCGAATAATTTTGCCCAAAAGATTACATCTGCCCTTCTCAATACAGATCCCTCAGACACTTTGGAAGAAGTGGAAATAAAAGATGCCATTTCTGAATTGACAAATATCATTGCCGGAACACTCAAGAATAAAATAAACAATTTAGGTCATACATTCACTCTATCCATACCAAAAAATCTTAATTGGTCTGAATATATCAATGAAACAAAACATTCTAAAAAAGAAAGGATAATAAAATTCAAATCAAAGGATGACTACTTCTTTCTCGAATTGCTCTCTCATAAGGAGAAAGAACTCAAAAAAGCATCCTGAGGGCAAAGCAAATGGATGAAAAACTGATTGAAAAAGTTGAAGAAAAAATAGGAGATATCCTTGAACCTTTTAACAAGGATATAGACGAAATATTCAAAACTTTTTCAGAGAAGCCTATAAAATCACTTCATAAAAAGAGCTCGACGATTGAGGGAAAAGAATTTTTAACTTCAGAAAAGAATAAAAAGGCAGTTATTTGCACACTAAATTCAGATGAAGAATTTAAAGGTACAATATATCTATCCTTTAGTTATGAGGAAGTTTGCACCATTTCAG is a genomic window of Candidatus Schekmanbacteria bacterium containing:
- a CDS encoding chemotaxis protein CheX, with protein sequence MENILAMLSEATKEVFQTMMSYDIDTYQEKLDEFADKIHMSTIITLDGTIKGALVFHCSNNFAQKITSALLNTDPSDTLEEVEIKDAISELTNIIAGTLKNKINNLGHTFTLSIPKNLNWSEYINETKHSKKERIIKFKSKDDYFFLELLSHKEKELKKAS